In the Colwellia sp. 20A7 genome, one interval contains:
- a CDS encoding transporter substrate-binding domain-containing protein produces MNIKENKIKQTHLIKLLIIIFFVFTPRVIAIDTVKLLKPLLADDKRSNHKNEVIIRSLQITEEEFGPFLFEAIEMSMTPKRAFISLKNKENINAYIGPYNKAWDSEVSIIKIPIRQGLLNYRLLLVRESQLAQFSKVKNLEDLGKLNAGLQHHWATTKVFESHGLKVTTTHNFEGLFQMLKRARFDYIPRAVYEIYDELERRQPDLKSLVVEPTLALYLPMSTYIHISPQEPRIARRIEVGLRKLIANGEIKMILDKYYADDINRANLKNRRIIKISNPDYNDISLEGIN; encoded by the coding sequence TTGAATATAAAGGAGAATAAAATAAAACAAACTCACTTAATAAAACTACTTATTATTATATTTTTTGTCTTTACACCTAGAGTAATAGCAATTGATACTGTTAAGTTATTAAAGCCGTTACTAGCGGACGATAAAAGATCCAATCATAAAAACGAAGTGATTATTCGATCGCTCCAAATTACAGAAGAAGAGTTTGGCCCTTTTCTGTTTGAAGCAATTGAAATGAGCATGACGCCTAAAAGAGCCTTTATATCTCTAAAAAACAAGGAGAATATTAACGCTTACATAGGGCCGTATAACAAAGCTTGGGATAGTGAAGTCAGCATAATTAAAATTCCTATCAGACAAGGCCTACTAAACTATCGATTATTACTCGTTCGTGAGTCACAACTTGCTCAGTTTAGTAAAGTTAAAAACCTCGAAGACTTAGGTAAGCTAAATGCAGGGCTTCAGCACCACTGGGCGACAACAAAGGTATTTGAAAGCCATGGTTTAAAAGTAACAACAACGCATAACTTTGAAGGTTTATTTCAAATGTTAAAACGGGCTAGATTTGATTACATTCCTAGAGCTGTCTACGAGATTTATGATGAACTTGAAAGGCGTCAACCTGATTTAAAGAGTCTCGTCGTCGAGCCAACACTGGCGCTATACCTCCCTATGTCGACTTATATTCATATATCACCACAAGAACCCCGTATAGCAAGGCGCATAGAAGTAGGATTACGTAAATTAATAGCCAATGGTGAAATTAAAATGATATTAGATAAATATTATGCCGATGATATTAACCGTGCTAATTTGAAAAATCGTAGAATCATTAAAATAAGTAATCCTGACTACAACGATATAAGTCTTGAGGGTATTAATTAG